The genomic interval GTccgccgtcggcggtggcggcggctgcgtgcCCTGCCTCGCTCCCCACGCCGACCACAGCGTGAGAGCGCCTCTCACCAGctgctgcggcagcggcggcggcggcggtgacaacAACCTCCGCGGCcgcagcagcaccaccaccagcgcGCGCACGCCGCGCACACCCAAGACGCCGTGCACGCCCACGGCCCGGCGACTCTGCGGCGTCCGCTCCCGCACCCCGCGCCGCGGGCAGGTCGGCTGCTTCCAGTCGTCGGCGCCTGCCGCCGCAAGGACGCCGCGGACTCCCACGACGCAGCGCGCGTGCTACGTCcgtggcacgggcacggctcAGGGCAACGCGAAGCTGGGCAGGCGGCGCCGCTGGCTCCGGTCCACGGGCCAGACGCCACGACGCACGGCGCGCGCGGGTGGCGACgtcggcaacggcggcgacgtcaAGGTTTACGACACTGGCCTcgtggaggccgccgccgaggagtcTGTAACAAAGGAAGAGGAGACCAGTTCGAACGACGAGTACGCGCTGCTGTGCAGGCAGGGCTTCCCACGCGAGGACGTGGCCGCGGTCACCATCCAGGCCTACTTCCGAGGCCACCTGGTGCGCGCGTAGAAATAAAACTTGTATTAAACCGAGACCTGGTTGTTAGTTTCGGCCATTGGTAAGAGGATTCGCTTGTGTTTTGCAGGCGAGGCGGGCGTTCAAGGCGCTGAAGAGCCTGGTGCGGctgcaggcggtggcgcggggggCGTACgtgcggcggcaggcggaggTGGCGATCCACTGCATGCAGGCGATGGTGCGGCTGCAGATGCGCGTGCGCGCTAGGCAGGTGCTCACCAAGCCCAAGGAAGGGCAGCTCTTGCCGAGCTGATCATCAAAGCCGTACGTGTGCAGTGCACAACCACGTTACCGTGGGAAATAAACGTCGCCTGAATAATTCTGGAAATCTATCAAGTTAAGATGTTTGGCGTTTGTTGCTGCCGAGAACATCTTACATGGGCTGTTGGCCTGTTGCTGTGATGAACTTTCCGTGATTTGTAATTCTAAATATGTGTAATTCATATTTTGtccttggttttcttcttttacCCGTGGAAAATGCTTGACTGTTTCGTTTGGTAATAACccgttttattttgttttcttttgattaACTTGATCCTGTGACCTGAAGAATTATTTGACCCATATAGAAGTAGTTTAGTAATACACTCTTTAAGATTTGTTTTCATTTCTCACCCAGGCTATGTCGTGCCTCTCATGTTGCACAAGTTAATTAGTCAACTTGTGTCATGAAATCCTTTGTTTCGTAACCGGTTTTCCTTATTGTCATGCATTAATTAGTGCATTACCACATGATCTAAAAGGAAAACGGCTTATGGATAAAACACAGTCAAACTAAACTCATGGAAAGACACAATCAAAATTTCATTTTCATATGAAAGGGGCTGGCCAACATTTTATTACAAGGACGATAGGTAAACTGCAACTGTTACAACGGTAGAAAAACCACGATGCCGAACAAAACACGTAGTGACGACGTAGTACTGGAGGCCGGGCCAGACAATCTGCGACAAATTAATCGACACGGCGCGCAAATGGCAAAGGCGCAAGTAAAGTAACAGTAGGAAGCATACGTGACAACCCCTTGGAACTCATGCAGCTCGATCGTCGATATGCCCATGTTTAGTTGTTGTAGTTCTCGACTTGCTCGTTGCGGTAGTGCTGCTGGCCCTGGCCCTGGCCCTGCTGGTGCTGGTAGTTGTTGCCGGCGGACGgcgattgctgctgctgctgctgctgggcgttgccggcgtgcgcggcggacggcgggcgCTGCAGGCTCTAGACGTACTCCCACGACTCGCGGCTGGAGATGTTGT from Oryza glaberrima chromosome 3, OglaRS2, whole genome shotgun sequence carries:
- the LOC127768140 gene encoding protein IQ-DOMAIN 17-like → MPRARGLSCLMSPLSGKRHAGDARRSSAACICCIGPHHKPSSAVGGGGGCVPCLAPHADHSVRAPLTSCCGSGGGGGDNNLRGRSSTTTSARTPRTPKTPCTPTARRLCGVRSRTPRRGQVGCFQSSAPAAARTPRTPTTQRACYVRGTGTAQGNAKLGRRRRWLRSTGQTPRRTARAGGDVGNGGDVKVYDTGLVEAAAEESVTKEEETSSNDEYALLCRQGFPREDVAAVTIQAYFRGHLARRAFKALKSLVRLQAVARGAYVRRQAEVAIHCMQAMVRLQMRVRARQVLTKPKEGQLLPS